Genomic DNA from Lactuca sativa cultivar Salinas chromosome 8, Lsat_Salinas_v11, whole genome shotgun sequence:
atggaaagtagaatgctataatgatatgttggtaatgatttgatatgttgataatatacaatgctataatggaaagtagaatgctataatgatatgttggttatggtttgatatgttgatattttgtagtttggtaatttttggaaaaTACAATACTATAATGGAAAGTAGAATggtataatgatatgttggttatggtttGATATAATGAAAAGTAGATGTATGTTTAAGTGcatttgatatgttgatattttgtagaatcgtataattataatgttattatcatatgttggtaatatattttgtttttttatagatGGAAATGTTGCAAACAATACTAAAGGACCCGACCTGTTCTGCAGCATTGAAAGAGTGGTTTCGCTCATTGCCGCCACCAAATAATGAAGGAAATAATGAGGACGAGTAGTTACTTTaagattttatgaaatgttttgtaatttgaaagaATACTTTAGAATGTGGTATAGATTAATATTTTGGATTGGTTGTGTATGGATTAATATTTTTGATTGGTTGTCTATGGATTAATATTTCTATTAAAAGTTATCAGATTTTATAAATgctatattgttttttttatataaatttaatgttaaataaataaataaataaaataaaaaaataataataaaaaaaaccaaaattgTTTTTGTGGCCACATAAATGTATCAGGGGCTACATACATCTATTAGCGGCTACATGTCAATAGCGGCGACGATCAACCTTTAGCGACGACCAGAAACGTATTAGCGACGAAGCATTAACGGCGACGCATTTGCGGCGACGCGTTGctgctaaaggtattagcgacgacaGACGTCGCCGCTGTTGCCCAGTCTTCTTGTAGTGTAGGATCTTAGTAACGGGATCCAATCCGAgtaacttgattttttttttttttttattttgtaaatgAGTTTTTACCACTTTGTCTCTATTATGCTTTAGGAATTTACCGTTTATTATTTTGTGTTCTGACTTAAAActaatattttaaactttttataatttttaatagaaaattgaaagtttgaaatatttttgatgttttaaagttaTAAATTAAATTTATGATTTATTTTGTGGGATGTTAGCATGCGATCAACGATCTTACGATTCCAACGTTACAAACCTAAAACAATGCTAGATAAGATCCCCCTCTTGACACAATTGTTTAAAGTACAGAATTTATTTATTCTTAAGTATGTATAGAAGTTTCGACGAGACTTTTCTTTTACTTACATATGATATATGAGTTTGAACCCCATTGGACCTGCCGAATTCCAGTATACAACAATACGAAACAAAGTGAAAGGATTTGATCAAAAGTCTTTAGAAACTTGCTGATAAAATTCGTGTCCTGAGACCTAAGATGATGCACGTTTATCCACGTCTACGTGTACCACCATTCGCTAACTCAGACCACCGTCCATTTGCTGACTCGCCCCTACCATTTCCCCTTGACCTCCACGTGTTGCTCTATCTTCTTTCAATATCCTTAAAACCGCTACCTATGTCCTTTAAATTCCCCATCCCATTTTCTGCGAATTCATACACCTTCCGTATACATCACACACGAAAATCTCATCCAACATTCACTAGAAAAGAAACGTGAAATCATGGCTTCAGATCAGCTAAGGAGGGAGAACAAAACCGGTGAGCGAGAGATTCATGTCGAAAAAGACAAGGTCCCGAAAATGGCTAGTCATTTCGAGTCGCTCACTGTGAAAGATACCGGTGACGCCGTGGTATCCCACCACGTCATCGGAACCATGGGTGGTAAAGATGATGAAATGCATGGTCAAAGCAAAACGCAGAAAGATAAGACACAAGGTACTACTACCATGAAAAGCAGGGAACATAGCAAATTGGGGGAGGCTCATAAGCAAAGTGGTGACGTACAAGAGCAATACAAAGGGCCTTCGCTTGAAGACATCTCGAAGCTTAGAGGAACTGCACAACAGAACTCCATGGAAGCCATTAGAGCCGCCGAGGAACGACACCAGAAGGCGAAAGAGATGGGCGCCTCTCAAGGCGAAAATGTGACTCAGTCAGCAAGCCGGCCAAAAGGTCAGCAATCGAAAGTGAGTGCAACTCACACCGGTCACAAGGGTCAGCAAACCAGTGAGCAGACTAAAAATAGCGTTTCTGGTGCAACCCAAACAGCATCGGGAAAGGGTGCGAAGGCTACAGATTACACCCTTGAAAAGGGTCGACAAACTGGTGAGCAGGCAAGAGAGAGAGTTTCTGGTGCAACACAGACCGCAGCTGAGAAGGCTGCGAGGGCAAAAGATTACGCCGTCGAGAAGGGACAACAAACTGGTCAGCAAGCAAAGCAGAGCCTAACTTCCGCCACTCAAACGGTTGGAGAGAAGGCCGCAAGAGCCAAAGATTACACTCTCGAGAAAGGTCAACAAACCGGTCAGCAGGCAAAGCAGAGCCTTACTTCCGCCGCTCAAACCGCCGCTGAGAAGGCTGCAAGAGCCAAAGACTACACTCTCGAAAAAGGTCAACAAACCGGTCAGCAGGCAAAGCAGAGTCTTACATACGCCGCACAAACCGCCGCCGAGAAGGCTGCAAGAGCCAAAGATTACACTCTCGAGAAAGGTCAGCAAACCGGTCAGCAGGCAAAAGAGAGTCTTTCAGCAGCCACTCAAACCGCAATGGAGAAGGCGGCGATGGCAAAAGATTACACTGTAGAGAAGTCTGTTCAGGCCAAAGACGTAGTTGCAGAAAAGACAACCGGAATAACGGATACGGCAGTGGATGTGAGCAAGAAAGGGGCAAGTTACGTCGGAGAAAAAGCTGTGGCAGCTAAAGACGTTGCATTAGAAACAGGGAAGACAACAGCCGGGTACGTAGGCAAGGTGGCGGGTGTGGTGAAAGACAAGGCAGTGGTAGCGGGGTGGAGTGCTGCGGAGCTTGCCGGTGATACAGCGGTGGGTGTGACTAAGACGGTGGCAAATGTGACCGCCGGAGTAGCTGGTTTCGCCGGCGATACAGCAGTAGCGACGAAGGATGTGGTGGTTAAAGTGGGGACGAAAACGAAGGACATGGTGGTGGGAGCTGAGGAGAATGTAAAAGACTATGCTGCGAAGAAGAAATCCGAAAAGCTGAGAGAATTAGAAGCCAAAAACGCCAAGGTAAGTCGTTTTCTCTTCTTCTAATTCGTTAAATTTATTCATTATATATTTAGGTTTTCTTAGGATATTTCCAGTTGTGACTCTATAGGATGAAGGTGAATTTGGTGGACTGAGAAACGAGAGCGAGAGTGTAGGGGAGATGGCATCGGATTTCATGAATCAAGGGACAGAGACCAACAAAGGGTACGATGAACAGGGTGGATATGAACAAAGTTTTGAGCATGAAGGAATGGAAGAAGGTGGTTTCGAGAAGcaaagtggtggtggtggtggtgcggCGGCCGGAGGTGTGATGAGGGTGATCGGCGAGACATTGGTGGAAATAGGACAGAATACGAAAGAGATGCTGGTTGGGCAAGGTGATTACAAGGGAGAGCAGCAAATTGGTGAAGGAGGTGGTAAGAACAGAAGGCAGTGAAGTGGTGGTGTAATGCTGATGTAGACGAAGATGCATGTGTTTTCATGTTTTATGTTTTGGTAATGTAAATGCCACACGTTCTTTGTGGAAATAATTGGTGTACGaacatgtgttttttttttgttcgcTCTTGTCTTTTTTTCTCTGCAAAGTATTGTCAAACGTATAGTATAATTAATACACCTTAAGATGGCGATTCAAAATAACAACAATGGCCGACAACTAAGGGCATCTACAATCCATAAGGGCATCTACAATCCATTAAACACGACAATGGCCGACAACTAAGGGCATCTACAATCCATTAAACTCTATGGCGATTCAAAATAACGACAATGACCGACAACTAAGGGCATATACAGTCCATTAAACTCTATATACAACAATGGACGACACCTATGAATAATAGATCTATATGCAATCCATTAAACTCTATTATACATTGTATTATTAAACACATATACAACATCTAAATACTTATTTAATCCTAATTACCGTTTTATTCTCTTTATTAACTATTCAGTGATCATTAAACTTTTCGATTCAATTCTATTCCATATCATCACCTAAAGACAAAATGATATTTGATCACCTAAAGACAAAATGATATTTGATCCTGATTATCATGTTATTCAACTTTTATACTACTTGTATTATCATTGATGCTCTTTTCATTTTGCTTTTATTATCATCCTATTCAACTATTATCGTTGATTATCATCCTATTCAACTTTTATAACCTTTATACTATTTGCATGTTGATGTTCTTTTCATTATGCTCTTATTGCTCTTTATTTGATCCTGATTATCATCCTCTTTAATTTTTATACTACTTGTATTGTTCATGTTCTAAGATTGTGGATGTGAGATATTGTTTTATGAGTAACAAAGATTTAGGAACTTGCATTGTTCATATTCTAAGATTGTGGATGTGAGATATTGTTTTATGAGTAACAAAGATTTAGGAAAAGAGATTTGGTTGCCAAAGAATAAATTCTTTCCATTTGTAACTCAAAAGatgattattaaaataatataatgaaaaataatgAAAACAGTGTTACACTCCCATATTACATACGGCGTTGGAGTTTTGTGCATGAGtggtaaatttttaaaaatttagaaTTCCCTTGTACttcaaaatatatttttcaaaacATAGTAAGAATTGATTTTAATTGTGGTCCCAGCTAATTTATATAGAAACAACAAATTTAATTTTTCACAACTGCATCATTGTTTATCATTTCTCTAAGTACCGGGTGGGTGTTATAAGTTATATCATCCGACACTTGCCACCTCATAAGGCCAATACAACGCTACTATACAATAAATAAAAATTGAGATGGTGTTCATATATTATAAAATGTTAATTAATTAAGAGGTAGAGAAAGAAAGATTTGGTTGGTTGAGTTTTCCGTTGGTAGTTTGTTGTCGTTACCACAAGATTTGCTTTGACAAAGGCGCACTCATTCTTTTTTGATTGTCTCTGGGTGGCCGGCTACCTCGAAGTGAAGGCCGTTACacagtaatgttttaaaaaatggGCTGCCCCTCTAGCCTCTGTGAAGATTGGTGGTAGTGTTTTTGAGGTAACTACATGGATGTTATGATCGTGCCACACTATAACCGGGGCGAAGTCGATAATTTTTTTAGGATGTTCATCTTAAATTATCAAATATCCAAAAACTACAAAGACATATAAATTATCAAACATCCGCAAACTGAAAACATATATAGATTACAAATTCGCTAAGATCGTTGGACACAACATCTGCAAACCTCTTTTTCGATATAAGCAACCAAGTTATCATTCATCCATTGATCATCCATTTTATTGTGTATCCTGTTCTTCACAATTTTCATAACGGAAAACGATATTTCGATTGTTGTTAAAACCGGTAACATCAATGTTAATTTGATGAGCATGAAAACCATAAAGAACACTTTATCTCTTTTGTTTCAACTATCTTCTTTGCAAGATCCCTAATCTCATTTAGATTCAATAACTCTGACGAATTCAACATATCAAGAATATAAGTTTCCAGTTGATCATCAAGTATCTGCTGGGTTTTGGCCAttagaacatcatatgtgctcatgcaaaccctaatgcttggatctaggtttctctattgtacatgcaattcatccaagactttaaaccctagatctagcatacaattaatcatattaacttatgaatggggtcttagatcataccttgattgttctgtagcaataaaaatctcaaatcctccttataatgactttagaaagcttagagtcacaaatgtcactcctctaatggttcacaaacaccaagagcaagaggatgaagaataaggatagtggaggctgcccaaaacgtgtggaaaccctaaggaacaagttcaccacgtttttgagtctcaagggtcctttaaatagtgaggctattatggttatctaacaaggaaactctaatttggatgcttaggccctaagcaacccatggactccctccttagaggcctaggacgatttctaatgggtttccccatagaattcgtccacccctctaatatggagtccattagcccaatattcaactatcacataattgacagttctagtcccttaagtctAATTAATggcttttagccacaaacttaattcttattaattcttgactaatattaattaaacaatatgatttcccctttaatatattattcttataatatatttataaatcataattaatcctctctctccataattcatcctatcaagttgttttggtgaaggcaaaccaaaaggaccatgcaccatcgggtcaagtacatatcaaaatatttatggacttagacactaatccaacagtctcccacttggataagtctaataactattatgcgtatgacttcagatcctgatctgcaatcgtagctttcaaaagtcgctgtcaactctgatcttatcagatacgcgtgtcctttagataagagatcatatattcctccattttagatatcgtatgagacatgaacttaatcattctcactatactatttcccgacttccaatttatgacaactgacaacagactacaattgaacacatcaaattagtcccggcttggccaagcgcttaggtgccatcactaaatcattgagaggcccaaagatatcgcttttatcctactttggataaaaggaacggataaactttgactcaatgcttgcttgcactcacttaccgaatcacacacaacaatatgttttataacaccaagttactggtgcgtttacatattatcaatgtccgactcgcaagatacaactcacacatcttggtttcaagaatataagatgttatcgtctcaccaatcacttgtgacaaaatccatgaagtgatccaactgagcgtgggtttaatccaatgctcaaatcatattcataagcactcatgaacgttgcagcaaacatttgcttatgtctaatactctttagacaatccacacaccaattcacgacattcttcattcatatctacttccaacatataacgactgtggcccgttcgaataatttgactgttttgaaccaattaaattattcaggaagtcaaaacatgaaaagtgaaacacaagaataatactaatcccatatggcctcaaacctttgagtataaacaaaacaccttttatttatcaccatatcgattactcattatttattgtttcgggtaatcaacttcttacttgaattattactacacttgtcccatgctcttagcatgcatataatgtttacctacggttcttactttgtgaaatagatcaaatgaacacattcccAATCATActtatttcacaactcctaatccttttcacaagtgaaataatatcaaattcttgccacttatagaatatgctagattctaacattttatgcaatgatcctttcgtaatgtcatagcacaaaagtcacaatgactattgccaatgaaattacaaagtcctctatttgagatttttacaatacaattccatagacgtgatctctctcactcaaagtacattcctttgaacatcctttagcataaaatttctaatctagacatagactctcaatatccaactcccaacatggaaccatttccatatttgccatatgacaactcattcttaatagaatcttttctattcataataatgtcaatatggtccatccaatactatatttccaactactcacaagcgaccaatcctcagcgagctttggatcgtcctttgatatttgtttaattatcttagtcaaaaccaattcttgtcctttttccctctaaatgtgctagacatttggaaaattttagaatggttaaatattatagcatttgtaatcaatcctatacccgaagcatatgggacacgatgcataatgtcttacataaagatctgatactttatcaatcttctgccataatattttatgtgtcacattgtcacaattcgaactatgccatacacataatcgaaatttgagaacacactatgtatccttgactaaatttattaacattccacaacctaagcctttagatttgaaatgaagcataacattctctcccttaattatagcaaaacaacatttcaacccttacgactttgcaaagtataactcttgttttctataattaatattgctaacttgcaatacttgccataataatcatacatgaACAGCATTTATTCTCCcactatgatgattattatcacataagcataactcttatgctcccactagcttcgacatgtattcagaaaacagcttaacttctagaaaaacaatacctattgaatttcttaagttcatatttcttaaTATTTAAtgttttgataatcctttatctaagcttatactcctttgccttagatagcttatatgtgtgtctaaacaattcagactaattgtcaaatctcacaattcgaattatggaaagggataccgtaa
This window encodes:
- the LOC111900618 gene encoding seed biotin-containing protein SBP65 isoform X2 gives rise to the protein MASDQLRRENKTGEREIHVEKDKVPKMASHFESLTVKDTGDAVVSHHVIGTMGGKDDEMHGQSKTQKDKTQGTTTMKSREHSKLGEAHKQSGDVQEQYKGPSLEDISKLRGTAQQNSMEAIRAAEERHQKAKEMGASQGENVTQSASRPKGQQSKVSATHTGHKGQQTSEQTKNSVSGATQTASGKGAKATDYTLEKGRQTGEQARERVSGATQTAAEKAARAKDYAVEKGQQTGQQAKQSLTSATQTVGEKAARAKDYTLEKGQQTGQQAKQSLTSAAQTAAEKAARAKDYTLEKGQQTGQQAKQSLTYAAQTAAEKAARAKDYTLEKGQQTGQQAKESLSAATQTAMEKAAMAKDYTVEKSVQAKDVVAEKTTGITDTAVDVSKKGASYVGEKAVAAKDVALETGKTTAGYVGKVAGVVKDKAVVAGWSAAELAGDTAVGVTKTVANVTAGVAGFAGDTAVATKDVVVKVGTKTKDMVVGAEENVKDYAAKKKSEKLRELEAKNAKL
- the LOC111900618 gene encoding seed biotin-containing protein SBP65 isoform X1, encoding MASDQLRRENKTGEREIHVEKDKVPKMASHFESLTVKDTGDAVVSHHVIGTMGGKDDEMHGQSKTQKDKTQGTTTMKSREHSKLGEAHKQSGDVQEQYKGPSLEDISKLRGTAQQNSMEAIRAAEERHQKAKEMGASQGENVTQSASRPKGQQSKVSATHTGHKGQQTSEQTKNSVSGATQTASGKGAKATDYTLEKGRQTGEQARERVSGATQTAAEKAARAKDYAVEKGQQTGQQAKQSLTSATQTVGEKAARAKDYTLEKGQQTGQQAKQSLTSAAQTAAEKAARAKDYTLEKGQQTGQQAKQSLTYAAQTAAEKAARAKDYTLEKGQQTGQQAKESLSAATQTAMEKAAMAKDYTVEKSVQAKDVVAEKTTGITDTAVDVSKKGASYVGEKAVAAKDVALETGKTTAGYVGKVAGVVKDKAVVAGWSAAELAGDTAVGVTKTVANVTAGVAGFAGDTAVATKDVVVKVGTKTKDMVVGAEENVKDYAAKKKSEKLRELEAKNAKDEGEFGGLRNESESVGEMASDFMNQGTETNKGYDEQGGYEQSFEHEGMEEGGFEKQSGGGGGAAAGGVMRVIGETLVEIGQNTKEMLVGQGDYKGEQQIGEGGGKNRRQ